The Platichthys flesus chromosome 5, fPlaFle2.1, whole genome shotgun sequence genome contains the following window.
ATTTGATCCCGAACCTGCACCTTCCATCTTTCCTGTAAGACACGCACATCCGTTTCCCTCCAATCTCTGAGGGTTTGGCCTCCAGTGTCAGGGGGACATGTTTCTGCAGGGCGCTGAGCTTCTGGTCTGCCTGGGCCTTGAAGGGGTTGGTGAACACGCCGCTGTCCGAGCAGGCGTttagagctggaggaggcagttTGTTTTGAGTGTGTGAACCCAGGGAAGGAGCAGGGCGGGGGGGCTGACGGACTGCTGGGAGGGGGTGTGATGGGGATGAGAAGGGAACAGGATGCTCTTCCTCTGGTTCTGACTCGCTGCCCGAGTCACTGGAGGCTGAACCAGACTCCAGCAGGAAGTTACGGGTCTTTAAGACAGGTGTCGCATCATTGCCCACCTTCTTAACGGAGCTGGACgatggaaaataacacaaagcacAAGAAAAAGATAACTCATTAGTCCCTCTGTTTTTTTACTGCGCATTTACTTActcaatgttttttaaatgagcaTTTACCCAAGTCCGCCGGTGTTTGCATCTCCATCGCTGTCAGACTCCGAGGACACTCCGTAACCAACCAGAGAGTTCATACCTTTACAATGAACCGGAGCTCAGCTAGTTGCCCTGTTAGCTCCGCGTCGAAGTAAAAGCGTGTTGATTGATTCGTGAAGTAAAGACGTAGATTCATTTAAACCAATGCTGCTGAACGTATGTGATCATTCCCGTGTCCTCTCCACTCCGCTTGGATTAAGCTAGTGTTAGCCATGGGTGTTAACTGCCGTGATGTAGCTGTGTTTACATTGTATCTACCTGCACTGCCACCTGCAGCACCG
Protein-coding sequences here:
- the si:ch211-113e8.11 gene encoding uncharacterized protein si:ch211-113e8.11, encoding MNSLVGYGVSSESDSDGDANTGGLGSVKKVGNDATPVLKTRNFLLESGSASSDSGSESEPEEEHPVPFSSPSHPLPAVRQPPRPAPSLGSHTQNKLPPPALNACSDSGVFTNPFKAQADQKLSALQKHVPLTLEAKPSEIGGKRMCVSYRKDGRCRFGIKCKFAHDSDLQTAVTSADGHHPHHTPESDEAPAAEPVEPNAGGSDGVGKQKRPDEEESGGQHVKKRRVGLSNTLIPPKRAMKQYAMHMDRERLHMS